One genomic window of Clostridioides sp. ES-S-0054-01 includes the following:
- the rhaD gene encoding rhamnulose-1-phosphate aldolase produces MSIMEMNFIKDFMKITHDAWLKGWHERNGGNITYRLISEEVFEVKEFIKEEVEYIPIGVTVKNLADEYFLVTGSGKFMRNISIDIVQNVGIVKIDEKGENYAIVWGLDKAKPTSEFPSHLMSHSIKKEKTNGLHRVIMHSHTTNLIALTFILPLKGEVFTRELWEMATECPVVFPEGIGIVPWMVPGGIDIAKATQKLMEKHNIVIWAHHGTFCSGETLDLTFGLMDTVEKSAEILVKVISMGGKKQTITADNFKDLAKDFKISISEDYLY; encoded by the coding sequence ATGTCTATAATGGAAATGAATTTTATTAAGGATTTTATGAAAATAACTCATGATGCTTGGTTAAAGGGATGGCATGAGCGTAATGGTGGGAATATAACATATAGATTAATATCTGAAGAAGTATTTGAAGTTAAAGAATTTATAAAAGAAGAAGTAGAATATATTCCAATTGGTGTAACAGTAAAAAATTTAGCTGATGAATACTTTTTAGTTACAGGAAGTGGTAAGTTCATGAGAAATATTTCTATAGATATTGTTCAAAATGTAGGGATTGTTAAAATAGACGAAAAAGGTGAAAATTATGCAATAGTTTGGGGCTTAGATAAGGCTAAACCAACAAGTGAATTTCCATCTCACTTAATGAGTCATTCTATAAAAAAAGAAAAAACTAATGGATTACATAGAGTAATAATGCATTCTCATACCACTAATCTTATAGCATTAACTTTTATACTACCGCTCAAAGGGGAAGTATTTACAAGAGAATTATGGGAGATGGCTACAGAATGTCCAGTAGTATTTCCAGAAGGAATTGGAATAGTACCCTGGATGGTGCCAGGTGGGATAGATATAGCAAAAGCTACACAAAAACTAATGGAAAAGCATAATATAGTAATTTGGGCTCATCATGGAACCTTCTGCTCTGGAGAAACTTTAGACTTAACATTTGGTCTTATGGATACAGTAGAAAAATCAGCTGAGATATTGGTAAAAGTAATATCTATGGGTGGAAAAAAACAAACAATAACAGCAGACAATTTCAAAGATTTAGCAAAAGATTTTAAAATTTCAATATCAGAAGATTATCTGTACTAA
- a CDS encoding sodium:proton antiporter: protein MKKEVTIQKQATAIVLFMVVLFCGLVLPMITNKPEYSLPVESIMLISASAISLFIVTTTNKTWEEVFESGLNGVRGALPGLIILLVIGPLIAGFIMSGLMPMLVYYGVKLINPKFVYAIALILAALFSSFTGTSWGSAATIGVVMMEVGSAIGANNAIIAGAIVGGSYFGDKMSPLSDTTNIAAIASKVNLYDHVASMLWTTGPATVIALAIYIACGFIFPATNTNLNSPEITRLLSDLSGMFNFNIILFIPLLIVLVGSAMKKPAIPVMAIAGFLSLSFAVIFQMFSLADVLAGLNSGFSLDMVTWHEYAKPIEGQAYILGFFQKGGFWELGKLLPISTSILFVVGVLGSINAMPATVNIIFGRVKSRTAIICSSLLTGIAMIGMTANGIACSFVTAGIFGEKYDENNIDRRVLSRTTEDAGTLLEVLFPWTPAAIFFTQTLGVGVGEYALWSIVNWGTPIIAVILAITGIGTYKKQSSRVA, encoded by the coding sequence ATGAAGAAAGAAGTTACAATTCAAAAGCAGGCTACAGCTATAGTTTTGTTTATGGTAGTTTTATTTTGTGGACTAGTACTTCCAATGATTACTAATAAGCCAGAATATAGTTTACCAGTAGAGTCAATAATGCTCATTTCAGCATCAGCAATATCACTTTTTATAGTAACTACAACAAATAAGACGTGGGAAGAAGTATTTGAAAGTGGATTAAACGGTGTAAGAGGTGCTCTTCCAGGTTTAATAATATTGTTAGTAATAGGTCCACTTATAGCAGGGTTTATTATGAGTGGACTGATGCCTATGCTAGTCTATTATGGAGTAAAATTAATAAATCCAAAATTCGTGTATGCTATAGCATTAATATTAGCAGCATTATTTTCTTCATTTACAGGAACATCATGGGGGTCAGCAGCAACTATAGGTGTTGTAATGATGGAAGTAGGCAGTGCAATAGGGGCAAACAATGCTATTATAGCAGGGGCTATAGTAGGAGGTTCATATTTTGGAGATAAAATGTCACCATTATCAGATACTACAAATATAGCTGCAATAGCATCAAAAGTAAATTTATATGATCATGTTGCATCTATGCTATGGACAACAGGTCCAGCAACAGTAATAGCTTTAGCTATATATATTGCTTGTGGATTTATATTTCCAGCAACAAATACAAATTTAAACAGCCCAGAGATAACAAGATTATTATCTGATTTATCAGGGATGTTCAATTTCAATATAATTCTATTTATACCTCTTTTAATAGTATTAGTAGGTTCAGCAATGAAAAAGCCTGCAATACCAGTAATGGCAATAGCTGGATTTTTATCACTTTCATTTGCAGTAATCTTCCAAATGTTCTCTTTAGCAGATGTTCTTGCAGGGCTTAATAGTGGATTCTCACTAGATATGGTAACTTGGCATGAATATGCTAAACCTATAGAAGGACAAGCTTACATATTAGGATTTTTCCAAAAAGGAGGATTCTGGGAATTAGGCAAATTATTACCAATATCAACATCTATATTATTTGTTGTTGGAGTACTTGGAAGTATAAATGCTATGCCAGCAACAGTAAATATTATATTTGGAAGAGTTAAATCTAGAACAGCTATAATATGTTCTTCATTATTAACAGGAATAGCAATGATAGGAATGACTGCAAATGGTATAGCATGTAGTTTTGTAACAGCGGGTATATTTGGAGAAAAATATGATGAAAATAATATAGATCGTAGAGTTTTATCAAGAACTACGGAAGATGCAGGTACGTTGTTAGAAGTATTATTTCCTTGGACACCAGCTGCAATATTCTTTACCCAAACATTAGGAGTTGGTGTTGGAGAATACGCATTGTGGTCTATAGTGAACTGGGGAACGCCAATTATAGCAGTAATATTAGCCATTACAGGAATCGGTACATATAAAAAACAATCTAGTAGAGTAGCGTAA
- the rhaA gene encoding L-rhamnose isomerase, protein MELKQKYEIAKKEYEKWGINVDEVLRDLSKVKISIHCWQGDDVTGFEANQQKLSGGIASTGNYIGKARNPQELRQDLDKALSLIPGKHKVNLHAIYAETSGSFVDRDELKPEHFENWVKWAKERGLGLDFNPTIFSHPKSSDGLTLSHPDIEIREFWINHCIASRKIGEYFGKELGQTCLTNIWIPDGYKDIPSDRLGPRRRLKESLEEILKVEINREYNLDCVESKVFGLGVESYTVGSNEFYLNFASKNNIISLLDTGHYHPTELVSDKLSSMLLFSDKVALHVSRPVRWDSDHVVILDDELKEIAKEIVRNDALDKVIIGLDFFDASINRIAAWVIGTRNMIKALLSAMLMPHEELRRLQDEGSFTERLAIMEEFKTYPMGDIWNYYCKINNVAVKEDWIEVVKEYELTELLNRK, encoded by the coding sequence ATGGAATTAAAGCAAAAGTATGAAATAGCTAAAAAAGAATATGAAAAATGGGGAATAAATGTAGATGAAGTATTAAGAGATTTATCAAAGGTCAAAATATCTATTCATTGTTGGCAAGGTGATGATGTAACAGGGTTTGAAGCAAATCAACAAAAATTATCAGGAGGAATTGCATCTACAGGAAATTATATTGGAAAAGCTAGAAATCCTCAGGAACTAAGACAAGATTTAGATAAGGCACTAAGTTTAATACCAGGAAAACATAAGGTTAATTTACATGCTATATATGCAGAAACTAGTGGAAGTTTTGTAGATAGAGATGAATTAAAACCAGAGCATTTTGAAAATTGGGTAAAATGGGCTAAAGAAAGGGGCTTGGGATTAGATTTTAATCCAACAATATTCTCACACCCAAAATCAAGTGATGGATTAACTTTATCACATCCTGATATAGAAATACGTGAATTTTGGATAAATCATTGTATAGCTTCTAGAAAAATAGGAGAATACTTTGGAAAAGAACTTGGTCAAACTTGTTTAACAAATATATGGATACCAGATGGATATAAAGATATACCAAGTGATAGATTAGGACCAAGAAGGCGTCTAAAAGAATCTTTAGAAGAAATATTAAAGGTTGAGATAAACAGAGAATATAACTTAGATTGTGTTGAATCAAAAGTATTTGGATTAGGTGTAGAATCTTACACAGTTGGCTCAAATGAGTTTTACTTAAACTTTGCTAGTAAGAACAATATAATTTCATTATTAGATACAGGACACTATCATCCAACAGAGCTTGTTTCAGATAAGTTATCATCAATGCTATTATTTTCTGACAAAGTTGCGCTTCATGTAAGTCGTCCAGTACGTTGGGATAGTGACCATGTAGTTATATTAGATGATGAATTAAAGGAAATAGCCAAAGAAATAGTAAGAAATGATGCCTTAGATAAAGTAATAATAGGTTTAGATTTCTTTGATGCAAGTATAAATCGCATAGCAGCGTGGGTAATTGGAACTAGAAATATGATAAAAGCATTACTATCAGCTATGTTAATGCCTCATGAAGAATTAAGACGTTTACAAGATGAAGGAAGTTTTACAGAGAGATTAGCTATAATGGAAGAGTTTAAAACATATCCTATGGGAGATATATGGAACTATTATTGTAAAATTAATAATGTTGCTGTTAAAGAAGATTGGATAGAAGTAGTAAAAGAATACGAATTAACAGAATTATTAAATAGAAAGTAG
- the rhaB gene encoding rhamnulokinase, whose amino-acid sequence MRYYLAIDIGASSGRHIISCINKGKLEIEEVYRFENNLIEKDGYFCWDISRLFFEIKNGIKKCIEIDKIPVSMAIDTWAVDFVLLDEKDTVVGNCVSYRDKRTDGMMEEVFKIVDKNELYLKTGIQFQKFNSIYQLLAIKKQQPELLKRAKSFLMIPDYFNFLLTGKKVAEYTNATTTQLVNATTNNWDEEIITRLGFNKKLFSKITPPKTILGSLKKELVEELGYDLEVILPATHDTGSAFIAIPAKDRSILLSSGTWSLLGVELEKPECKLEALKYNFTNEGGYEYRYRFLKNIMGLWMIQEARRCYKNKHSFEELVEYARLSKGFKSVVDVNDDRFLKPENMVQEIKKYCIETNQTEPQTVGEVAYCIFNSLAKSYNKSINEIEEITGEKLETVSVFGGGCQNELLNELISKGSGKKVLAGPVEATALGNIVCQLIAKNELKNLEQARDIIGNSFDIIQYN is encoded by the coding sequence TTGAGATACTATTTAGCAATCGACATAGGGGCATCTAGTGGAAGACATATTATCTCTTGTATAAATAAAGGAAAATTAGAAATAGAAGAAGTCTATAGGTTTGAAAATAATCTAATTGAAAAAGATGGATATTTTTGTTGGGATATATCGAGATTATTTTTTGAAATAAAAAATGGAATAAAAAAATGTATAGAAATAGATAAAATTCCAGTAAGTATGGCTATAGATACATGGGCTGTAGATTTTGTTTTGCTTGATGAAAAAGATACTGTAGTAGGAAATTGTGTATCATACAGAGATAAAAGAACTGATGGAATGATGGAAGAAGTCTTTAAAATAGTTGATAAAAATGAACTATATCTAAAAACAGGAATACAATTTCAAAAGTTCAATAGTATATATCAATTGTTAGCAATAAAAAAACAACAACCTGAATTATTAAAAAGGGCAAAAAGTTTTCTAATGATTCCTGACTATTTTAACTTTTTATTAACTGGAAAAAAAGTTGCAGAATATACGAATGCTACAACTACACAATTAGTAAATGCCACAACCAATAATTGGGATGAAGAAATAATAACTAGACTTGGGTTTAATAAGAAATTATTTAGTAAAATAACCCCCCCAAAAACAATACTAGGTAGTTTAAAAAAAGAATTAGTAGAAGAGTTAGGATATGATTTAGAAGTTATTTTGCCAGCTACTCATGACACAGGGTCAGCTTTTATAGCCATTCCAGCAAAAGATAGAAGTATTTTACTGAGTTCAGGAACATGGTCTTTATTAGGAGTGGAGTTAGAAAAACCAGAGTGTAAATTAGAAGCTTTAAAATATAATTTTACCAATGAAGGTGGCTATGAATATAGATATAGATTTTTAAAAAATATAATGGGGCTATGGATGATACAAGAAGCTAGAAGGTGTTATAAGAATAAGCACTCTTTTGAAGAATTAGTAGAATATGCAAGACTATCTAAAGGATTTAAATCTGTAGTAGATGTAAATGATGATAGATTTTTAAAACCTGAAAATATGGTACAAGAAATAAAAAAATATTGTATAGAAACTAATCAAACAGAGCCACAAACAGTTGGAGAGGTAGCATATTGTATTTTTAATAGTCTGGCAAAAAGTTATAACAAGTCTATAAATGAAATAGAAGAAATCACAGGTGAAAAATTAGAAACTGTAAGTGTATTTGGTGGAGGATGTCAAAACGAGTTATTAAATGAACTTATATCGAAAGGAAGTGGAAAAAAAGTATTAGCAGGACCTGTTGAAGCTACAGCATTAGGAAATATAGTATGTCAGCTAATTGCTAAGAATGAGTTAAAAAATTTAGAACAGGCTAGAGATATAATAGGAAATTCATTTGATATAATTCAATATAATTAA
- a CDS encoding spore surface glycoprotein BclB, giving the protein MLLIMSRNKYFGPFDDNDYDNSYDKYDDCNNGCDSYNSCDCHHGCPSSCVGPTGPMGPRGRTGPTGPTGPTGPGVGATGPTGPTGPTGPTGPTGNTGTGSTGPTGPTGPTGPTGPTGPTGNTGTGSTGPTGPTGPTGPTGPTGPTGNTGTGSTGPTGPTGPTGPTGPTGSTGNTGTGSTGPTGPTGPTGPTGNTGTGNTGPTGATGADGATGPTGATGATGVGITGATGLIGPTGATGTTGATGPTGAIGPTGADGVAGPTGATGATGLPGVTGPTGPTGATGATGADGLVGPTGATGAAGLIGPTGATGATGVGITGATGATGADGLVGPTGATGATGADGVAGPTGATGATGNTGADGLVGPTGATGATGADGGAGAAGATGATGANGVAGATGATGATGATGADGVAGPTGATGATGADGVAGPTGATGATGADGVAGPTGATGATGADGVAGATGVTGATGPTGASAVIPFASGTPLSLTTIAGGLVGTPGFVGFGSSAPGVSIAGGTIDLTNPAGTLTNFAFSVPRDGTITSISAYFSTTVALSLVGSTITITATLYESTTPNNLFTAVPGATVTLAPPLTGVLSIGSVSTGIVTGLNIPVTAQTRFLLVFTATASGLSLVNTVAGYASAGISIN; this is encoded by the coding sequence GTGCTTTTAATAATGAGTAGAAATAAATATTTTGGCCCATTTGATGATAATGATTACGATAATAGCTATGACAAATATGATGATTGCAACAATGGTTGCGATAGTTATAATAGCTGTGATTGTCATCACGGTTGTCCATCATCATGTGTAGGTCCAACGGGACCAATGGGTCCAAGAGGTAGAACAGGTCCAACGGGACCAACAGGCCCAACAGGTCCAGGTGTAGGAGCAACAGGCCCAACAGGCCCAACAGGTCCAACGGGACCAACAGGCCCAACAGGAAATACAGGAACAGGAAGTACAGGACCAACAGGCCCAACAGGCCCAACAGGTCCAACGGGACCAACAGGCCCAACAGGAAATACAGGAACAGGAAGTACAGGACCAACAGGCCCAACAGGCCCAACAGGTCCAACGGGACCAACAGGCCCAACAGGAAATACAGGAACAGGAAGTACAGGACCAACAGGCCCAACAGGCCCAACAGGTCCAACGGGACCAACAGGCTCAACAGGAAATACAGGAACAGGAAGTACAGGTCCAACAGGCCCAACGGGACCAACAGGCCCAACAGGAAATACAGGAACAGGAAATACAGGTCCAACCGGAGCAACCGGAGCAGATGGAGCAACAGGTCCAACCGGAGCAACAGGAGCAACAGGAGTAGGAATAACAGGAGCAACAGGTCTAATAGGTCCAACCGGAGCAACAGGGACAACAGGAGCAACAGGTCCAACAGGAGCAATAGGTCCAACCGGAGCAGATGGAGTAGCAGGTCCAACCGGAGCAACAGGAGCAACAGGATTACCAGGAGTAACAGGCCCAACAGGTCCAACCGGAGCAACAGGGGCAACAGGAGCAGATGGATTAGTAGGTCCAACCGGAGCAACAGGAGCAGCCGGATTAATAGGTCCAACCGGAGCAACAGGGGCAACAGGAGTAGGAATAACAGGAGCAACAGGGGCAACAGGAGCAGATGGATTAGTAGGTCCAACCGGAGCAACAGGGGCAACAGGAGCAGATGGAGTAGCAGGTCCAACCGGAGCAACAGGGGCAACAGGAAATACAGGAGCAGATGGATTAGTAGGTCCAACTGGAGCAACCGGAGCAACAGGAGCAGATGGAGGAGCAGGAGCGGCAGGAGCAACCGGGGCAACAGGGGCAAATGGTGTGGCAGGAGCAACAGGAGCAACAGGAGCAACCGGAGCAACAGGAGCAGATGGAGTAGCAGGCCCAACCGGAGCAACAGGGGCAACCGGAGCAGATGGAGTAGCAGGCCCAACCGGAGCAACAGGGGCAACCGGAGCAGATGGAGTAGCAGGCCCAACCGGAGCAACAGGGGCAACCGGAGCAGATGGAGTAGCAGGAGCGACAGGAGTAACCGGAGCAACAGGCCCAACAGGGGCTAGTGCAGTAATACCTTTTGCATCAGGTACACCATTATCACTTACAACTATAGCTGGTGGATTGGTAGGAACACCAGGATTTGTTGGATTCGGTAGTTCAGCTCCAGGTGTAAGTATAGCTGGTGGAACAATAGATCTTACAAACCCAGCAGGGACATTGACTAACTTTGCATTCTCAGTACCAAGAGATGGAACAATAACATCTATTTCAGCATACTTTAGTACAACAGTAGCACTTTCACTTGTTGGTTCAACAATTACAATTACAGCAACACTTTATGAATCAACTACACCAAATAACTTATTTACAGCTGTTCCAGGAGCAACAGTTACACTAGCTCCACCACTTACAGGGGTATTATCAATTGGTTCAGTTTCTACTGGAATAGTAACAGGATTAAATATACCAGTGACAGCACAAACTAGATTTTTACTAGTATTTACTGCAACAGCTTCAGGTCTTTCATTAGTTAATACTGTAGCTGGATATGCAAGTGCAGGAATCTCAATTAACTAG
- a CDS encoding response regulator transcription factor, with translation MYRILLVEDDIDLSKEIALALERWGFKVELIDDFEVVLDEFIDKKPDVVLLDVNLPLYNGFYWCEKIRTISNVPIIFLSSRDSDMDLIMGINNGADDYITKPFSIDILVTKINGIIRRVYNYSDSNSVMYCEDLMFDVGKGIIKHKYKDKSIELTKNEIKILTLLLKNKNRVVSRENLMMTLWDNDEFVTDNALTVNMNRLRSKIKELGFNDFIKTKKGIGYIIQ, from the coding sequence ATGTATAGAATTTTATTAGTAGAAGATGATATTGATTTGTCAAAAGAAATTGCTTTGGCACTTGAGAGATGGGGGTTTAAAGTAGAATTAATTGATGACTTTGAGGTAGTTTTAGATGAATTTATAGATAAAAAACCAGACGTAGTACTTTTGGATGTCAATTTACCATTATATAATGGTTTTTATTGGTGCGAAAAAATAAGAACTATTTCAAATGTACCAATAATATTTTTATCATCAAGGGATTCTGATATGGATTTAATAATGGGCATAAATAATGGAGCAGATGATTATATTACCAAACCATTCTCTATAGATATATTGGTTACCAAAATAAACGGTATAATAAGGAGAGTTTACAATTATAGTGACTCTAATAGTGTTATGTATTGTGAAGATTTGATGTTCGATGTAGGAAAAGGAATCATAAAGCATAAGTATAAGGATAAAAGTATAGAATTGACTAAAAATGAAATAAAAATTTTAACATTATTATTGAAAAATAAGAACAGGGTTGTATCAAGGGAGAATCTTATGATGACTCTATGGGATAATGATGAGTTTGTGACAGACAATGCACTTACTGTAAATATGAATAGATTGAGAAGTAAAATTAAAGAGTTAGGTTTTAATGATTTTATAAAAACTAAGAAGGGAATAGGATATATAATACAATGA
- a CDS encoding AraC family transcriptional regulator codes for MISKHHRFVDIPRHKHNFIELVYVYSGSYTQIVSGEKIVLNKDKISKILIYIEENYKKITLGEVAKEFHFHPNYLSTLIKKTTGKSFKNIIHEQIIKKAVTLLKNTDMNIEDISIEVGYNNQTFFYKKFKELYGMTPQIYLIKSNLLLREVSCEKIYS; via the coding sequence ATGATATCCAAACATCATAGATTTGTAGATATACCTAGACATAAGCATAATTTTATAGAATTAGTTTATGTGTATAGTGGTTCATATACTCAAATTGTGAGTGGAGAAAAAATTGTATTAAATAAAGATAAGATTTCAAAAATATTGATATATATAGAAGAAAATTATAAAAAAATAACATTAGGAGAAGTTGCTAAAGAATTTCATTTCCATCCAAATTATTTAAGTACTTTAATAAAAAAAACAACTGGTAAATCATTCAAGAATATTATTCATGAACAAATAATTAAAAAAGCAGTAACATTATTAAAAAATACAGATATGAACATAGAAGATATATCTATTGAAGTTGGATATAATAATCAGACTTTTTTTTATAAAAAATTTAAGGAATTATATGGAATGACTCCACAAATATACCTTATAAAATCAAATCTTTTATTGAGGGAGGTAAGTTGTGAAAAGATATATTCATAA
- the rhaM gene encoding L-rhamnose mutarotase, with protein sequence MNNTRKCFKMKLFKGFENEYKKRHDELWPEMIDMIHKYGGSNYSIFLDEETNYLYGYIELKDEKLWDKSVETAICKKWWAYMTDIMETNEDNSPVSIELQPMFYLK encoded by the coding sequence ATGAATAATACGCGTAAGTGCTTTAAGATGAAACTTTTTAAAGGATTTGAAAATGAATATAAAAAGCGTCATGATGAATTATGGCCTGAAATGATAGACATGATTCATAAATATGGAGGTAGTAATTATTCTATATTTTTAGATGAAGAAACTAATTATTTATATGGATATATAGAACTTAAAGATGAGAAACTTTGGGATAAAAGTGTAGAAACAGCAATCTGTAAAAAGTGGTGGGCTTATATGACTGATATAATGGAAACTAATGAAGATAATAGTCCGGTATCTATAGAACTTCAACCTATGTTTTATTTAAAATAA
- a CDS encoding sensor histidine kinase translates to MIVKYLKSRFKYIVLFFIIISIINIYLLAIDIFRDKYEDLMYLDFLVLFIIIVFFVVDYINFRNIYKNLYNCLENSDEIDSHLIDGQSFEEILIRAIIENLKTKSNNDIEIYRQSLKELDEYIAKWVHEIKIPISSLSIITDRLSSIEDSIDIKNQVAKINFLVNSILYSSRSNTMFEDVFINKFNLEKLIKMSIKNNSFLLIKNNIEVSLNKLDYDVYTDSKCMSYILDQIVNNAIKYSKEIGKIEFDSKKLENGVVLSIKDFGIGINEEDIARVFDKGFTGTNGRNQLYKSTGMGLYFVKKMIDNLGHDIEVCSENGIYTIFNIYFYDISDYLNLDN, encoded by the coding sequence ATGATAGTAAAATATTTAAAAAGCAGATTCAAATATATTGTACTTTTTTTTATTATCATTAGTATAATAAACATTTACTTACTTGCCATAGATATATTTAGAGATAAATATGAAGACCTAATGTACTTAGATTTTTTAGTACTATTTATAATAATAGTATTTTTTGTTGTGGATTATATAAACTTTAGAAATATTTATAAAAATTTATATAATTGTCTAGAAAATAGTGATGAAATAGATAGTCATTTAATTGATGGACAATCTTTTGAAGAAATTTTAATAAGAGCTATTATAGAGAATTTAAAAACAAAAAGTAATAATGATATAGAAATTTATAGACAATCATTAAAAGAATTAGACGAGTATATAGCTAAGTGGGTTCATGAAATAAAAATTCCAATATCTTCTTTAAGTATAATTACAGATAGGTTAAGCAGTATAGAAGATAGTATAGATATTAAGAATCAGGTTGCCAAAATAAATTTTTTAGTAAATTCTATCTTATACAGTAGTAGAAGTAATACTATGTTTGAAGATGTATTTATAAACAAATTTAATTTAGAAAAATTGATAAAAATGTCTATAAAAAATAACTCATTTTTACTTATAAAAAATAATATTGAGGTTAGTTTAAATAAATTAGACTATGACGTTTATACAGATTCTAAATGTATGTCATATATTTTAGACCAAATTGTTAATAATGCTATAAAATATTCAAAGGAAATTGGTAAAATTGAATTTGATTCAAAAAAGTTAGAAAATGGAGTAGTATTATCTATAAAGGATTTTGGTATAGGTATAAATGAAGAAGATATAGCTAGAGTTTTTGACAAAGGCTTTACAGGAACCAATGGAAGAAATCAGTTGTATAAGTCTACTGGAATGGGGCTATATTTTGTAAAAAAAATGATAGACAATTTAGGTCATGATATTGAGGTATGCTCAGAAAATGGGATATACACAATTTTTAATATTTATTTTTATGATATATCAGATTATTTGAATTTGGATAATTAG
- a CDS encoding helix-turn-helix domain-containing protein, which produces MKRYIHNMLSEITEEEKNILEGNYRIDKSIYTDNSQFIIDSNKLLNIGELIHIRKHTRFIQFPKHKHNYIEFNYVYKGKLVQTIDEYRINLKQGELIFLNQHVIHEIEASDEEDIIINFIIKPEFFNYIISLLENDNSIVNFLMTTLYTNYDMGEYLYFKVSDKKEIQDIIENIVIELYEPSVISKVKIKLLVGLLLVELVKNSEDVENHAVDNYEKMIIIEVLKYVDRDYKKGSLTEVASNLKQSDYKISKLVKKHLGYTFKDLVQEKRLSKACELLLSTNLSIAEIIESVGYENLTYFYKIFKNRYGFTPKEYKENIKNSQ; this is translated from the coding sequence GTGAAAAGATATATTCATAATATGTTAAGCGAAATAACAGAAGAAGAAAAGAATATACTAGAAGGTAATTATAGAATAGATAAAAGCATTTATACTGACAATTCTCAATTTATAATAGATAGCAATAAACTATTGAATATAGGGGAATTGATACATATAAGAAAACACACAAGATTTATACAGTTTCCAAAACATAAACATAATTATATAGAATTTAATTATGTTTATAAAGGAAAATTAGTACAAACTATAGATGAATATAGAATTAATTTAAAACAAGGAGAGTTAATATTTTTAAATCAACATGTTATTCATGAAATAGAAGCTAGTGATGAAGAAGATATAATAATTAATTTCATTATAAAACCAGAATTTTTTAATTATATTATATCATTGTTAGAAAATGATAACAGTATAGTGAACTTTCTAATGACTACACTATATACTAATTACGACATGGGAGAGTACTTATACTTTAAAGTATCTGATAAAAAAGAGATTCAGGATATAATAGAAAACATTGTAATAGAATTGTATGAACCAAGTGTGATTAGTAAAGTAAAAATTAAATTGTTAGTAGGATTACTATTGGTAGAATTGGTTAAAAATTCTGAAGATGTAGAAAATCATGCAGTAGATAATTATGAGAAAATGATAATTATAGAAGTACTAAAATATGTTGATAGAGATTATAAAAAAGGTAGTTTAACTGAAGTTGCAAGCAATCTGAAGCAAAGTGACTATAAGATAAGTAAATTAGTAAAAAAACATCTTGGTTATACTTTTAAGGATTTAGTACAAGAAAAAAGATTAAGTAAAGCATGTGAATTACTCTTGTCTACCAATTTATCAATAGCTGAAATTATAGAGAGTGTAGGTTATGAAAATTTAACTTATTTTTATAAGATATTTAAGAATAGGTATGGATTTACACCAAAAGAGTACAAAGAAAATATAAAAAATAGCCAATAA